CGCGAGGGCGTGCTGGCCGGCATCGGCGGTTTCGGCGCCCTGTTCGAGGTGCCCAAGCGCTACCAGGAGCCGGTGCTGGTGAGCGGCACGGACGGCGTGGGCACCAAGCTCAAGCTGGCCTTCGAATGGAACATGCACGACACCGTGGGCATCGACCTGGTGGCCATGAGCGTGAACGACGTGCTGGTGCAGGGTGCCGAGCCGCTGTTCTTCCTCGACTACTTCGCCTGCGGCAAGCTGGACGTGGACACGGCCGCGGCCGTGGTGGGCGGCATCGCCCGGGGCTGCGAGCTGTCGGGCTGCGCCCTGATCGGCGGCGAGACGGCCGAAATGCCCGGCATGTACCCCGCCGGCGAGTACGACCTGGCCGGCTTTGCGGTCGGTGCGGTCGAAAAATCCAAGATCCTCACCGGCAAGACCGTGGCGGCCGGCGACGTGGTGCTGGGCCTGGCCTCGGCCGGCGTGCATTCCAACGGCTTCAGCCTGGTGCGCAAGTGCATCGAGCGGGCCGGCGATTCGGCCCCCGCCACGCTGGACGGCAAGCCGTTCAAGCAAGCCGTCATGGAACCCACGCGCCTTTACGTGAAGAACGTGCTGGCCGCGCTGGCCAAGCACCCCGCGCCGCAGGATGCGGCATCGGCCGGTGGCATCAAGGCCCTGGCCCACATCACGGGCGGCGGCCTGCTGGAGAACATCCCGCGCGTGCTGCCCGAGGGCCTGGCCGCCCACCTGAAAGCCGGCAGCTGGCCGCAGACCGAGCTGTTCGCCTGGCTGCAGAAGACGGCCGGCATCGACGACATCGAGATGAACCGCACCTTCAACAACGGCATCGGCATGGTGGTGGTGGTCTCGGCGTCCGAGGCCGAAGCCACGGCCGCCACGCTGCGCTCGCTGGGCGAGACGGTCTACACGATCGGCACCATCGCCGAGCGCGGCGACGGCGCGCCCGTGGTGGTGGGCTGACCCCCTCAGCCGCACCCCGCCGCCCATGATGGAGCCGCTCGCACCGCACGACGTTCCGCCCTCCGCCGCCGGCCCCGTGCGGGCGGCCCCCACGGCGCCCGGCGCGGCCGGTGCCGGCGTGCCTGCGGGCACCGCGGCAGTGGCCCCGCCCCCGCCGACCTTCGCCGCCACGCCCCCCGCCCGGCCCCGCGGCGTGGTCACGGCCAGCTACGTGCTCATGGCCGCGGCCCTGCTGCTGGTGATGTGGCAGGGCCTGCTGCCCGGCCTGCTGTGCGCCTGCCTGGGGTTTCTGCTCACGCGCTGGCTGGCGCCGCGGCTGGCCTGGCCGCCGGGGCGCAGCGTGCACCGGCCGTCCGGCAGCGGCGCCACGGCGGGCCAGGTGATCGCGGCGGCCGTGGTCATGCTGGCGCCGCTTTCGCTCATCGTGCTGGCGGCCTCGCATTCGCGCAGCTACATCGTCGAGGCGCCGCAGCAGTACCGCGAACTGCTCGACTTTCTCGCCCGCACGGTGCTGGAGCTGCGCCTCAAGCTGCCGCCCGACATCGCCTCGCACCTGCCCGAAGGCGCGGTGGAGATCCAGCGCACCATCGCCGGCTACCTGGGCGCCAAGGCGGGCGCGCTGGCCATGGCCGGCCGCGCGTGGCTCAGCGGCCTGCTGCATGCCTACGTGGGCCTGCTGATCGGGGCCCTGGCGGCCGTGCGCACGCTGGACGGGCCCCGCGGGCCGCTGGCCGAGGCGCTCTCCGCGCGCATCACCTGGTTCGGCGAGGCCTTCCGCCAGATCGTGGCGGCGCAGTTCTGGATCGCGGCGTTCAACACGCTGTTGACGGCGATCTTCCTGCTGGGCGTGCTGCCGCTGTGGGGCATGCAGTTGCCGTACACGCCCGCGCTGATCACGCTCACCTTCCTGGCGGGGCTGGTGCCGATCGTCGGCAACCTGCTGTGCAACGCGGTCATCACCATCGTGGGGCTGTCGGTGTCGCCGGCCGCGGCCATCGCCTGCCTGGCGTTCCTGATCCTGATCCACAAGGCCGAATACGTCATCAACGCCAAGGTGGTCGGCCAGCGCACCCACATGGGCGTGTGGGAACTGCTGGCGGTGATGTTCGTGGCCGAAGCGGTGTTCGGCCCTGCCGGGCTGGTGGCAGCGCCGCTGTTCTACGCGTACCTCAAGAAGGAACTGCAGGCAGCGCAGCTGGTGTGACCGGCCGACCGGATGGCATTTGCTACCAAAAATATAGCAAAACAACCAATAAGTTCTAGGGCATGAGGCCCTTTTGGCTCAAACCTTCTGGAATTGCCGCGCCACGAACGCCCAGATGAGCGCCGAGGCGTCCGGGCCGTCCGGATCGCTGTAGGGCACGCTGGCCAGGCCGCCGCTCCAGGCATGCCCCAGGCCCAGGATTTCGCGCAGCGCCACCACGGTGCGGCCCTGCCGCTTGAACTCCGTGAGGCGCGTCGCATGCCGCTTGCCGCGCTGCTGCATGCGCTGGTCACCGGCCTTGGCACCCAAAGCCTGCGCCCACAGCTCGGCCGTGGTGCAGGCATTGCGGGGCGACACCACGCCGTCGGCCTCGCCGTGCAGCACCAGCAGCGGGGGCAAGGGCAGCGGGCCTTCGGGCGGGGGCGGGCCCATGCCCAGCACCGGCGGCGCGGGCTCGGGCAGCAGGGCCTCGCGGCGCCCGCTCATGGCGGCCAGCGCCTGGGCGGACGACTCCGCCGTGCCCGGCGCCACGCCCGAATGCATGGCCACCGCGCAGAACCGTTCCGGATAGCGCGCCGCCAGCAGCACCGCCATGCACGCGCCGGCCGACAGGCCGGCCACCGCCACGCGCGTGAGATCGACCGGATGGCGCCGCGCCACCTGGTCCACCGCCGCCATGAGCGTGGCCGCTTCCGCGTGGGCCTTGCCGTTGCGGTGCGAGAACCAGTTCCAGCAGCCCTGCGCGTTGGCGATGCGCTCCTGCTCGGGGTACAGCACCAGAAAACGCTCGCGGGCAGCGAGCCGGTTCATGCGCGAACTGGCGGCCAGATCGGCCCCCGTCTGCCCGCAGCCGTGCAGCATCACCATCATGGGGAGCTTTTCGCCCGCGCCCAGGGCCAGGCCCGGGGGAATGTGCAGGTGAAAGCGCCGCGCGCCGGCCGGGCCGGGGGCGATGCCGCCGATCCATTCACCGGCCCCGGGCGGCACCTTGCGCGGCGCCCGGGCCTTCGGGGTGGCGGCATTCACCAGCGACAGCAGGGGCTTGGCGGCCGCCTTCACCCGCGCGGGGCGCGTGGCGCGGGCCAGCGCCTTCAGGTTGCGCTGGTAGGCCCGGGTGAAAACGGACAGGGAAAACAGGCGGGAGCTGCGGGGCATGGGCGGTCGTCCAATCGGCGGGGTAGCGGGTTCACCATACCAGTTTTGTTGCAGTGCAGCATTTTTTGGGCCTGCCAGAACTGGAATTGGGCGCCATGGCCTACAAACCAGTCGGCCGCGTGCCATCGAAACATGTCCTGAAATGATCGATCCCTGGCCGCCCCAGGCCGGACGCAGGCCGCCACCACTTTCAAAATCAGCGCCATACTCCACCACCCATCGAATCGCCCCCATGAGAACCTGTCTCATAGTGATCGACGCGCAGGAATCTTTCCGCCAGCGTCCCTATTTCACCGCGCAGAGCCTGCCGCCCTACCTCGCCGCGCAGAACGCACTCATCGAGGGCTGCGTGGCCCGGGGCGTGCCGGTGGTGCGCATCTTCCACAGCGACGGTCCCGCCGATGCCGGCAACCCGTTCGCCATCGAGTCCGGCCATGTGCGCCCGCTGGAGGGCCTGGCGCCGTTCGACGCCGCCGCCACCTTCACCAAATCGCGCCACAGCGCGCTGGTGGACACGGGCCTGGCCGTCTGGCTGACGCAGCACGGCATCCAGCGCCTGATCGTGAGCGGCATCCGCACCGAGCAGTGCTGCGAGACCACCACCCGCCATGCCTCCGACCTGGGCTGGCAGGTGGACTACGCCCTCGATGCCACGCTCACCTGGGACATGGTGCAGCCCGACGGCCGCACACTCACCGCCGCCGACATCCGGGACCGCACGGCCACCGTGCTGCAGGACCGCTTCGCCACCGTGTGCACCGCCGCCCAGGCGCTGGAGCGCGCGGCCGCCGCGGCTTGATCCCTCCCCCGCCCCGCCCGTCCACCCTGCCCCTCTGCCATCACGACGAAAGAAGACCCGCCATGCTGGAACTGCGCCCCACCTGCGAACACTGCAACACCGCCCTGCCGCCCGCCTCGCCCGATGCGCGCATCTGCAGCTTCGAGTGCACCTTCTGCGCCGACTGCGTGGACCACGTGCTCGGCAACGTGTGCCCCAACTGCGGCGGCGGCTTCGCCCCTCGCCCGATCCGGCCGGCGCACAACCACAAGGGCAACAACTTCCTGGGCAACGACCCCGCCAGCACCGTGGTGCGCCACCGGCCCGTGGACCCGGCCGCCCACGCGGCCTTCTCCGCCGCCCTGCGGCAGATTCCGCCCGCACAGCGATGAGCAGCGGCCCCGGCGCGCCCATCCACGTCTTCTTCGCGCTGCTGCCCGACAGCCTGGTGCTGGACTGGGCCGGGCCCGCCGAGGCGCTGCGCATTGCCAACCAGGTGCTGCAGGCGCGGGGCGGGCCGCCGGGCTTCGTGCTGCACTTCGTCAACCCGGCGCCCGAATCGGTCACTTCGGTCGGCGTATCGCTGACCGGGCTGGCCCCGCTGCCGGCCACGCTGCCGCAGCCCGCCTGGGTGGTACTGGTGGGCCTGCCCGGGCAGCGCATCGACGTGCAGCGCAGCGAGGCGCGCGAACTGCTGCACTGGCTGCGCGGCCTGCGGCTGGCCACGGGCCGACTGGAACTGGTGACGGTGTGCGCCGGCGCCGTGCTGGCCGCGCACGCGGGGCTGCTGGCCGGCCGGCGCGCCACCACGCACCACCAGCACCTGGCCGAACTGGTCGAGGTGGAGCCCCGCTGCGACGTGGTGGCCAACCGCGTCTTCGTGGCCGATGGCGCCCTGCACACCAGCGCGGGCGTGACCACGGGCATCGACCTGGTGCTGCACCGCATCGCCGACGCCTGCGGCCCGGCCATCGCCGCCGAGGTGGCGCAGACCATGGTAGTGGCGCTGCGGCGCGGCCCGCACGACCCGGAAATGTCGCCCTTCCTGCACCACCGCAACCACCTGCACGGCGCGCTGCACCGCGTGCAGGACGCCGTGGCCCAGCAGCCCCAGGCCGACTGGAGCGTGCCCGCCATGGCCGAGGTGGCGCACGCCTCGCCGCGCCACCTGACCCGCCTCTTCCTGGACCACGCCGGCATCGCGCCGCTGCAGTACCTGCGCCGCATCCGCCTGGCCACCGCCGAGGCCGCGCTGCGGGCGGGGCGCAACGTGACCGAGGCGGCGGCGATGGCGGGGTTCAGTTCGGATACGCAGCTGCGCCGGGCGTGGAAGCAGTTCGGGCGGGGTGGGACGCCGTCGCAGATGGGGCATCCGGGCGGGTAGGAGCGTCTGGCCAGGGGCCAGCCAATCCAGAATCCACGCCGGCCCGCCCATGGATCACGCAAATGCGTGGAACAGGCTGGCGATGGACTCGCAGGTGCGTTGCCAGGGCCTCACGGGGTGAGGTGCCCAACGGCACGGTGTGCCTCAGAGCCGGTGAATGGCCGATGCGGCTTCGCTCAGCTGCTGTTGCGCCCGGTCGTAGGCCGCCTGCGATTCCAGCACCGCGTCCATGTGGGTCTCGGCCCAGTGCGCCAGCGCCGAAACCGTGTCCGTGAGCGTCTCGCCCAGGGGCGTCAACGAGTACTCCACCATCAGCACCTGGGTGACCTGCACCTCCCGCGCAATGAAGCCGTCGCGCTCCAAGCGGCGCAGCGTCTGGGTCAGCACCTTCTGCGTGATCTGCTTGATCTCCCGGCGCAGCGAGTTGAAGCGCATCGGCCCGTCCTTGAGGCGGTCCAAGATGAGCAGGGCCCATTTGTCTGCCAGGCGCTCCAGCACCTGCCTGGTGGGGCACCGGTCTTCGTACACGTTGTAGGCATACCGCGTCGGATTGAGCGTGGGAGCGTTCTGGGGGGGCATGGTTTCCTCCGGGATACCTGGTGTCGTCGAAGTGCGTTGTTCCGGATTTCTCCAAAGATTTCGAGAATACACCCAGTCTCTTTTGGAAACTGGTGGGGCATGGATGCAGCCCATGCACTCGCCCGCGCCGGTCGTCCAGGGAGGTCCATTCCTTCCTTCCCCCTGGGTTCTCCTGATTTCGAAAGGTGCCGCATGGCTCACGTCTCGCGTTTCTTGTCTTCCCTGGCCATTGCTGCCTGTGCGCTGTGCGCGTCCCCATGGGTCGCCGCCCAGACACAGGCCGCCGACCCCCACGCAGTCAAACAGGTCGCCGATGCCGATTTCGTGGCAACGGGCAAGTCCTACAACGTGGACTTCGGCGACCAGAAGTTCCGCCTCGACTTCAAGTCCGCGCGCGAGATGGTCTTCACATCGCCCGATGGCAAGAACATCGCGAACGTCGACATCCAGGTGACGGCACTGGGCAATGACGTCTACATGATCTACTGGTCGCGCCGCGCGGGCCAGCATGTCGTGCATGTCGACGATTTCCGCAACGGCGTGGCCTACACCAACATCTTCCTGCCCGATGGCTCGGCGTCCCGCCGCAAGGGCACCCTGGTCCAAATTCCCTGAGCCTTTCGGATCACCGCGTCTGCGCCAGCCCTGGAGGCCGTGACATGAACCTGGTCCGCGCGGCCGCCCTGAGCGCAGCCCTGGCCCTCCTGCAGGCCGCCGCGGTGGCGCAGTCGTCGGCCAGCTTCTACGGGGTGGTGGATGCCAATGTGCGTGTGGACCACAACGGCGCCGGCACGGAAACCAGCATCGGCTCAGGCCTCTCGCGCGGCTCCCGGGTCGGCTTTCGCTCTCGCGAAGACCTGGGTCAGGGCCTGCACCTGCTCGCCATGGCCGAGATGGGGATCAGCGTGGACACCGGCGACGTGCTGGCGACAGGCGCCCCCGCGCCCAGCTGGGGGCGCCAGCTCTGGGTGGGGGCCGGAAACGCCGATGCGGGCATGGTCGCGGTGGGCCGCCAGTACACGCCGTTGTTCGCCGTATCGGCGGGTGCGCTGGCCCCCCTGGGCGCCAATTACCTGGGCGCCATCACGACCACTCAGGCGCTGCAAGGCGGAATGCCCGCACGGGTGAGTGGCGCGTTGACGTATTCCCTTGGCTACGCCACGGCGATGGACGCGCCCGCGCCGAGGGCCGGGTTCAGCCTGGCGGCACTGCTGGCACCGGGCCAGGGCGCCGAGGGCGCCTCCGGACGCCACGTGGGGTTCGGCACCGGATACGGCCAGGACCCGTGGTTCATCGGCTACGCATTCCACCGCTCCCAACCCTCCGCAGGCACCACCAGCGCCGGAACGGTGGCGCAGCAAACCGCGCAGGTGCTGGGGGGAACGTTCCGGATCGGCACCGCCATGCTGTTTTCCTCGTTGCACCGGACCCGGAACCGCGCAGCGGGTATCGATCGCAGCAACACGTCGCTGGGAGCCTCCCTGCCATGGCTGCACGGACAGGTGATGGCACAGCTCCTCTGGTCCACCGACCGCACCGCGGCGGCGGCGCATGTGCGCAATGTGTCCCTCACCTACGAGCATCCGCTTGCACGAAGGACCGTGAGCTACTGGAGCTATGCGCGCAATCGCAACAGCGAAAGATCCAATGTGGCGCTGTACCAGTCGCCCCACGGTACGCCCGGGCCGGGAACCTCACCCTCCGCCCTCGCTGTTGGAGTGCGAATGACCTTTTGAGGGTGGGCACCGCACAGAGGGCGTGCGTGCCGCCACCACGCCGGACTCACGACGCGGCCTGCCCAGCGCCGGCGCCCACCATCCACCTCAGGTTCTGCAAAGCCGCGCCCGCAGCGCCTTTGCCCAGGTTGTCCAGCACCGCGCTCAAGACGATCTGGCCCGTGCGCCCATTCCACGACACGGCCAGGCCCATGTCGTTCGATCCGTTGTGGATCTGCGGGTCCCGTTCGGTCATCGGCTCGGCCGACGACATCGGCAGCACGTGCACATGCGCCGCATCGCGGTACCGCTCCGCCAGGCATTCGTGGATGCGCGAGCCCGAAGCCTGTGCGGGCAGCATTCGCGCATGCAACCCGATGGTAAGCACGATGCCCTGCCGGTAGCTGCCGTAGGCCGGCACGAAGAGGAGCGCCTCGACCAGGCCCGCATAGGCCTGGATCTCCGGCACGTGCTTGTGCTCCAGGGCCAGGCCGTAGACCTTGAGCGAATGCGCGCCCACTCCCGCTTCGTGCGCTTCGGCCCCCGACCGGCCCATGCCGGAATAGCCGGAGACGGCATGGATGGTGAGCGGATAGTCGGCGGGCAGCAGGCCCGCATCCGTCAAGGGCCGCAGCAGGGCGACTGCGGCGGTGGGGTAGCAGCCCGGGTTGGTGACCCGCGACGCCTTGGCGATGCGTTCGCCTTGCTGCGCATCCAGTTCCGGCAGGCCATAGACCCAGCCGGGGCTGGTGCGGTGGGCGGAGCTGGCGTCGATGACGCGCACGCCGGGGTTGTCGATCATCGCGACGGCCTCGCGCGCCGCGGCATCGGGCAGGCACAGGATGGCGATGTCGCAATCGTTGATCGCCGCCTTTCGCGCGGCCGGGTCCTTGCGCAGGCCCGCAGGCAAGGTATGGATGCGAAATTCCGAGCCCCGGAGCCGGTTCTGCAGGTCCAGGCCCGTGGTGCCCTGGTCGCCGTCGATGAAGATTTGGTGGTTCATGGAACGCGATCGTAGGGAGACCGCCTCGATGGCTCCAGCGAAATATCGGCAACCCAAAGTTAAGAAAAATTAAACTGCCGGCATGCGAGAACTGAGCCTGGACCACTTGCGCACCCTGGTTGCCATCGCCGATCTCGGCTCCCTGGCCAACGCGGCGCGCGCCCTTCACCTGGCGGCCCCCACCGTCACCGTGCAGATCGCGGAGCTGGAGTCGCGCCTGGGCGGCCAGCTGCTCGTTCGCGGGCGGGGGCCCGCGCAACCGACGGCCCTGGGCGAGCGGTTCATCGCGCGGGCGCGCCGGCTGCTGGCAGACGCGGACGATGCCGTCGAGGACGTTCGGCGCCAGCTCGCCGGCCAGACGGGCCGCGTGCGCGTGGGGGCCTCGACCGGCGCCATCGCGCACCTGCTGCCGCCCGCGCTCGAGCGCCTGGCCCGGCAACACCCCGGGGTCGATGTGAACGTGCAGGTGCTGACCTCCAACGAAAGCATGGCCCGGCTCGCGGCCGGCAGCCTGGACCTGGCCGTGGTGGCGCTGCCGCAGCCGGCCGTGCGCGGCGTGCAGGTCACGCCCCTGCGGCGCGAGGCGGTGGTCGCCTTCCTGCCATCGGCCTGGAAGGCGCCGCAGCGGCTCACGGCGCAATGGCTGGCGGAGCGGCCGCTCATCATGA
This region of Acidovorax sp. GBBC 1281 genomic DNA includes:
- the purM gene encoding phosphoribosylformylglycinamidine cyclo-ligase — its product is MSSSDSSTPISYKDAGVDIDAGDALVERIKPLAKKTMREGVLAGIGGFGALFEVPKRYQEPVLVSGTDGVGTKLKLAFEWNMHDTVGIDLVAMSVNDVLVQGAEPLFFLDYFACGKLDVDTAAAVVGGIARGCELSGCALIGGETAEMPGMYPAGEYDLAGFAVGAVEKSKILTGKTVAAGDVVLGLASAGVHSNGFSLVRKCIERAGDSAPATLDGKPFKQAVMEPTRLYVKNVLAALAKHPAPQDAASAGGIKALAHITGGGLLENIPRVLPEGLAAHLKAGSWPQTELFAWLQKTAGIDDIEMNRTFNNGIGMVVVVSASEAEATAATLRSLGETVYTIGTIAERGDGAPVVVG
- a CDS encoding GlxA family transcriptional regulator, coding for MSSGPGAPIHVFFALLPDSLVLDWAGPAEALRIANQVLQARGGPPGFVLHFVNPAPESVTSVGVSLTGLAPLPATLPQPAWVVLVGLPGQRIDVQRSEARELLHWLRGLRLATGRLELVTVCAGAVLAAHAGLLAGRRATTHHQHLAELVEVEPRCDVVANRVFVADGALHTSAGVTTGIDLVLHRIADACGPAIAAEVAQTMVVALRRGPHDPEMSPFLHHRNHLHGALHRVQDAVAQQPQADWSVPAMAEVAHASPRHLTRLFLDHAGIAPLQYLRRIRLATAEAALRAGRNVTEAAAMAGFSSDTQLRRAWKQFGRGGTPSQMGHPGG
- a CDS encoding AI-2E family transporter gives rise to the protein MMEPLAPHDVPPSAAGPVRAAPTAPGAAGAGVPAGTAAVAPPPPTFAATPPARPRGVVTASYVLMAAALLLVMWQGLLPGLLCACLGFLLTRWLAPRLAWPPGRSVHRPSGSGATAGQVIAAAVVMLAPLSLIVLAASHSRSYIVEAPQQYRELLDFLARTVLELRLKLPPDIASHLPEGAVEIQRTIAGYLGAKAGALAMAGRAWLSGLLHAYVGLLIGALAAVRTLDGPRGPLAEALSARITWFGEAFRQIVAAQFWIAAFNTLLTAIFLLGVLPLWGMQLPYTPALITLTFLAGLVPIVGNLLCNAVITIVGLSVSPAAAIACLAFLILIHKAEYVINAKVVGQRTHMGVWELLAVMFVAEAVFGPAGLVAAPLFYAYLKKELQAAQLV
- the argC gene encoding N-acetyl-gamma-glutamyl-phosphate reductase, producing MNHQIFIDGDQGTTGLDLQNRLRGSEFRIHTLPAGLRKDPAARKAAINDCDIAILCLPDAAAREAVAMIDNPGVRVIDASSAHRTSPGWVYGLPELDAQQGERIAKASRVTNPGCYPTAAVALLRPLTDAGLLPADYPLTIHAVSGYSGMGRSGAEAHEAGVGAHSLKVYGLALEHKHVPEIQAYAGLVEALLFVPAYGSYRQGIVLTIGLHARMLPAQASGSRIHECLAERYRDAAHVHVLPMSSAEPMTERDPQIHNGSNDMGLAVSWNGRTGQIVLSAVLDNLGKGAAGAALQNLRWMVGAGAGQAAS
- a CDS encoding winged helix-turn-helix transcriptional regulator, producing MPPQNAPTLNPTRYAYNVYEDRCPTRQVLERLADKWALLILDRLKDGPMRFNSLRREIKQITQKVLTQTLRRLERDGFIAREVQVTQVLMVEYSLTPLGETLTDTVSALAHWAETHMDAVLESQAAYDRAQQQLSEAASAIHRL
- a CDS encoding MoaF-related domain-containing protein yields the protein MAHVSRFLSSLAIAACALCASPWVAAQTQAADPHAVKQVADADFVATGKSYNVDFGDQKFRLDFKSAREMVFTSPDGKNIANVDIQVTALGNDVYMIYWSRRAGQHVVHVDDFRNGVAYTNIFLPDGSASRRKGTLVQIP
- a CDS encoding extracellular catalytic domain type 1 short-chain-length polyhydroxyalkanoate depolymerase, which translates into the protein MPRSSRLFSLSVFTRAYQRNLKALARATRPARVKAAAKPLLSLVNAATPKARAPRKVPPGAGEWIGGIAPGPAGARRFHLHIPPGLALGAGEKLPMMVMLHGCGQTGADLAASSRMNRLAARERFLVLYPEQERIANAQGCWNWFSHRNGKAHAEAATLMAAVDQVARRHPVDLTRVAVAGLSAGACMAVLLAARYPERFCAVAMHSGVAPGTAESSAQALAAMSGRREALLPEPAPPVLGMGPPPPEGPLPLPPLLVLHGEADGVVSPRNACTTAELWAQALGAKAGDQRMQQRGKRHATRLTEFKRQGRTVVALREILGLGHAWSGGLASVPYSDPDGPDASALIWAFVARQFQKV
- a CDS encoding cysteine hydrolase family protein, which encodes MRTCLIVIDAQESFRQRPYFTAQSLPPYLAAQNALIEGCVARGVPVVRIFHSDGPADAGNPFAIESGHVRPLEGLAPFDAAATFTKSRHSALVDTGLAVWLTQHGIQRLIVSGIRTEQCCETTTRHASDLGWQVDYALDATLTWDMVQPDGRTLTAADIRDRTATVLQDRFATVCTAAQALERAAAAA
- a CDS encoding DUF1272 domain-containing protein; this translates as MLELRPTCEHCNTALPPASPDARICSFECTFCADCVDHVLGNVCPNCGGGFAPRPIRPAHNHKGNNFLGNDPASTVVRHRPVDPAAHAAFSAALRQIPPAQR
- a CDS encoding LysR family transcriptional regulator, yielding MRELSLDHLRTLVAIADLGSLANAARALHLAAPTVTVQIAELESRLGGQLLVRGRGPAQPTALGERFIARARRLLADADDAVEDVRRQLAGQTGRVRVGASTGAIAHLLPPALERLARQHPGVDVNVQVLTSNESMARLAAGSLDLAVVALPQPAVRGVQVTPLRREAVVAFLPSAWKAPQRLTAQWLAERPLIMNDASTRLYRQTAEWFSAAGVHCRPRIELNYNDAIRTLVAAGYGAALLPQESYEATRDPRIAIRPLRPALWRQLGLAVSDRGASGPTRFVLEALLPEKGPAA
- a CDS encoding porin; translation: MNLVRAAALSAALALLQAAAVAQSSASFYGVVDANVRVDHNGAGTETSIGSGLSRGSRVGFRSREDLGQGLHLLAMAEMGISVDTGDVLATGAPAPSWGRQLWVGAGNADAGMVAVGRQYTPLFAVSAGALAPLGANYLGAITTTQALQGGMPARVSGALTYSLGYATAMDAPAPRAGFSLAALLAPGQGAEGASGRHVGFGTGYGQDPWFIGYAFHRSQPSAGTTSAGTVAQQTAQVLGGTFRIGTAMLFSSLHRTRNRAAGIDRSNTSLGASLPWLHGQVMAQLLWSTDRTAAAAHVRNVSLTYEHPLARRTVSYWSYARNRNSERSNVALYQSPHGTPGPGTSPSALAVGVRMTF